A genomic window from Vitis riparia cultivar Riparia Gloire de Montpellier isolate 1030 chromosome 16, EGFV_Vit.rip_1.0, whole genome shotgun sequence includes:
- the LOC117933419 gene encoding uncharacterized protein LOC117933419, whose protein sequence is MLKKAAIKTEYFTLSGTHNPKQSISLSLSLSKLIMLREAQLVGVGLMTVVIHACFLSVCVAKHHKYQRCSPSSCGDMRNISYPFRLQDDPPSCGYPEYELICENNRTMINLYGGKYLVTQINYHNYTIRVVDPGRKKDNCLIPSPLHSIGAYYTEYNYESPYYWPFKWRAVYSPSPSEPISYTIVLMNCEQSNTHDNYIPIIPCNTTGYSSSSSPTYAYAVVGYNVFLGDIPYSCTIGTYMIIQPLKAFPEPSNLSMSDLQDYLLLGLQLSFLSHFCDHQCKMEGLYCRYEHFFGNAGFKCQESRNEYSPDTSEKNCE, encoded by the coding sequence ATGTTGAAGAAAGCTGCAATTAAAACAGAGTATTTCACTCTCTCTGGAACTCACAACCCAAAACAgagcatctctctctctctctctctctcaaagtTGATAATGTTAAGGGAGGCACAACTCGTGGGAGTAGGCCTCATGACAGTAGTCATCCATGCCTGCTTCCTTTCAGTTTGTGTTGCTAAGCATCACAAGTACCAGAGATGCAGCCCCTCTTCCTGCGGAGATATGAGGAACATTTCCTACCCTTTTCGATTACAAGACGATCCCCCCAGCTGCGGTTACCCTGAGTATGAATTGATTTGTGAAAACAATCGTACTATGATAAACCTGTACGGAGGGAAATACTTAGTTACCCAGATCAACTACCATAATTATACAATTCGGGTAGTGGATCCTGGGCGAAAGAAGGACAACTGTTTGATCCCCAGTCCTCTTCATTCCATTGGTGCATATTACACTGAGTATAACTATGAATCTCCATATTATTGGCCTTTTAAATGGAGAGCTGTTTATTCTCCTTCGCCTTCTGAACCAATATCCTATACAATAGTTTTGATGAACTGTGAGCAGTCAAACACCCACGATAACTATATTCCTATAATTCCATGCAACACTACAGGCTATTCCTCTTCCTCATCACCAACATACGCTTATGCAGTAGTCGGATACAATGTGTTCCTGGGAGATATTCCGTATTCATGCACCATCGGCACATATATGATTATTCAACCATTGAAGGCATTTCCAGAGCCCAGCAACCTTTCAATGTCAGATTTGCAAGATTACCTGCTTCTGGGGCTTCAGCTTTCATTTTTGTCTCACTTCTGCGACCACCAATGCAAAATGGAAGGGCTATATTGCCGCTATGAACATTTCTTTGGGAATGCCGGCTTTAAATGCCAGGAGTCAAGGAACGAATATAGTCCGGACACTTCAGAGAAAAATTGTGAGTAA
- the LOC117933420 gene encoding rust resistance kinase Lr10-like, with translation MGISLFFFFLFMGLFAEINGRSQDEECKASRCSHHGPVIPFPFWLKHQSDHCGYPEFELSCSENKQTILEPPYSLKLSVEKINYTSQEIIGRPDYCHRRKFQNFNLSASPFQFTESYLRSFSFFSCSENKAKSYGLKSIPCSFLSSDPVYAIESSSSLDFTNLSSCRKVFKATLPHYIFYGENHISMNWSIPMCGNCEAKGKKCQRKKSNSTEPEIECIDKPAKEVILGFLHLSLGIFIIFIVYRSNKLKREHKINIQRFLEDYKALKPSRYSYADIKKITNNFKDKLGQGGYGTVYKGRLSNEVFVAVKILNDFKGNGEEFINEVRTMGTIHHVNVVRLVGFCADGYKRALICEFLPNDSLEKFIFSTFGNNRSLGWCKLHDIAIGIAKGIEYLHQGCDQRILHFDIKPHNILLDHNFNPKISDFGLAKLCSKEQSTVSVTAARGTMGYIAPEMLSRNFGSVSYKSDVYSFGMLLLEMVGGRKNINVTVENISQAYFPEWLYNHLDQEQEVHIRIEEENDTKIAKKLSIIGLWCIQWYPSDRPLMKVVVRMLEREEDNLVMPPNPFASMGQTSTSVKRRKAFVQPGLTVISEIE, from the exons ATGGGCATctctttattcttcttcttcttgtttatGGGATTGTTTGCAGAGATTAATGGAAGGAGCCAAGATGAAGAGTGCAAGGCGTCAAGGTGCAGTCACCATGGTCCAGTCATCCCGTTTCCGTTCTGGCTAAAACACCAGTCAGACCACTGTGGATATCCGGAGTTTGAGTTATCATGCTCAGAAAATAAGCAGACCATACTAGAGCCCCCATATTCATTAAAACTCTCCGTGGAGAAGATAAATTACACTTCTCAGGAAATTATAGGCCGACCCGATTATTGCCATCGCAGGAagtttcaaaactttaatttatcTGCCTCTCCCTTCCAGTTCACGGAGTCCTACTTAAGGAGCTTCTCCTTTTTCAGTTGTTCAGAAAATAAAGCAAAGTCATATGGGCTTAAGTCTATCCCTTGCAGTTTTCTCTCAAGTGACCCAGTTTATGCCATTGAGTCCAGCTCTTCTCTCGATTTCACCAACTTATCCTCTTGCCGGAAGGTTTTCAAGGCTACACTCCcacattatatattttatgggGAAAACCATATTTCTATGAACTGGTCAATCCCAATGTGCGGAAATTGtgaagcaaaaggaaagaagtGTCAGCGGAAGAAGAGTAATAGCACAGAACCCGAAATCGAATGCATTGATAAACCAGCAAAAG AAGTAATCCTTGGTTTCCTTCACCTCTCGTTGGGAATATTTATAATCTTTATTGTCTATCGctccaataaattaaaaagagagcataaaataaatattcaaaggTTTTTGGAAGATTATAAAGCTCTCAAGCCCTCAAGGTATTCTTATGCTGATATTAAGAAGATCACAAATAATTTCAAGGACAAATTAGGTCAAGGAGGTTACGGGACTGTTTATAAAGGAAGACTCtcaaatgaagtttttgttgcAGTAAAGATTCTTAATGATTTCAAAGGGAATGGGGAAGAGTTCATTAATGAAGTGAGAACAATGGGTACTATTCATCATGTTAATGTGGTTCGTTTGGTCGGGTTTTGTGCAGATGGATATAAACGAGCTTTAATTTGTGAATTCTTACCAAATGACTCATTAGaaaagttcatattttcaacATTTGGTAACAATCGTTCACTTGGTTGGTGTAAGCTTCATGATATTGCTATAGGCATAGCTAAAGGAATTGAGTATCTTCACCAAGGTTGTGATCAAAGAATCctccattttgatatcaaacctCATAATATTTTGCTTGATCACAACTTTAATCCGAAGATCTCTGATTTTGGTTTGGCCAAATTATGTTCTAAGGAACAAAGCACAGTATCTGTGACAGCAGCAAGGGGGACCATGGGCTATATTGCACCAGAAATGTTATCCAGAAATTTTGGGAGTGTGTCTTATAAGTcagatgtttatagttttggtaTGTTATTGCTTGAAATGGTAGGAGGAAGGAAGAATATTAATGTTACGGTAGAAAACATTAGTCAAGCATACTTCCCAGAATGGCTCTATAATCATTTGGATCAAGAGCAAGAGGTACACATCCGAATTGAGGAAGAAAATGATACTAAAATAGCAAAGAAGCTAAGTATCATAGGACTTTGGTGTATTCAATGGTATCCATCAGATCGCCCTTTGATGAAGGTTGTGGTTAGAATGTTGGAAAGAGAAGAAGACAATTTAGTCATGCCTCCTAATCCTTTTGCATCTATGGGACAAACAAGCACAAGTGTTAAAAGACGCAAAGCATTTGTCCAACCAGGGTTGACAGTCATATcagaaatagaataa
- the LOC117933422 gene encoding uncharacterized protein LOC117933422 has translation MNCEQSIRDDNYSHIIPCNTRGSSSSSPTYAYAVVGDYVSVGDIPYSCTIGTSIIIQPLKSLPEPSNLSMSDLQDYMLLGLQLSFLELVCNRQCEMKGQACSSTDFTASAFQCSNEHIPNTTEKNWLWKFITNDLFLPFISKAPIRRGSFSQP, from the exons ATGAACTGTGAGCAGTCAATCAGGGACGACAACTACAGTCATATAATTCCATGCAACACTAGAGgctcttcctcttcctcaccAACATACGCTTATGCAGTTGTCGGAGACTATGTGTCGGTGGGAGATATTCCGTATTCATGCACCATCGGCACATCTATTATTATTCAACCGTTGAAGTCACTTCCAGAGCCCAGCAATCTTTCGATGTCAGATTTGCAAGATTATATGCTTCTGGGGCTTCAGCTTTCATTTTTGGAACTCGTCTGCAACCGCCAATGCGAAATGAAAGGGCAAGCTTGCTCCTCTACAGATTTCACTGCAAGTGCCTTTCAATGCTCGAACGAACATATTCCCAACACTACAGAGAAAAATT GGCTTTGGAAGTTTATAACCAATGATTTATTCCTTCCCTTTATTAGTAAGGCTCCAATTAGAA GGGGTTCTTTCTCCCAACCTTAA
- the LOC117933613 gene encoding rust resistance kinase Lr10-like has product MNWSKPMCGNCEAKGNKCQRKKNNSTELEIECIDKPAKGAPMDKMVLTEAILGFLHFTFGIFIIFIVYRSNKLKREHRINIQKFLEDYRALKPSRYSYADIKKITNNFKDKLGQGGYGTVYKGKLSNEVFVAVKILDDFKGNGEDFINEVGTMSTIHHVNVVRLLGFCADGYKRALIYEFLPNESLDKFIFSAFGNNYSLGWHKLQDIAIGIAKGIEYLHQGCDQRILHLDIKPHNILLDHNFNPKISDFGLAKLCSKEQSAVSMTAARGTMGYIAPEMLSRNFGNVSSKSDVYSFGMLLIEMVGGRKNIDATVENTSQAYFPEWLYNHLDQEQEVHIRIEDESDIKIAKKLSIIGLWCIQWYPIDRPSMKIVVGMLEGEEGNLVMPPNPFTSMGQTRTSVRRRKTSIQPELTVISEIE; this is encoded by the exons ATGAATTGGTCAAAACCTATGTGCGGAAACTGTgaagcaaaaggaaacaagTGCCAACGGAAGAAGAATAATAGCACGGAACTTGAAATCGAATGCATTGATAAACCAGCAAAAG GTGCTCCAATGGATAAAATGGTGCTTACAG AAGCAATCCTTGGTTTCCTTCATTTCACTTTTGGAatctttataatatttattgtcTATCGCTCTAATAAGTTGAAAAGAGAGCATAGaataaatattcaaaagttTTTGGAAGATTATAGAGCTCTCAAGCCCTCAAGGTACTCCTATGCTGATATTAAAAAGATCACAAATAATTTCAAGGACAAACTAGGTCAAGGAGGTTATGGGACTGTTTATAAAGGAAAGCTCtcaaatgaagtttttgttgcAGTAAAGATCCTTGATGATTTCAAAGGAAACGGGGAAGATTTCATTAATGAAGTAGGAACAATGAGTACCATACATCATGTTAACGTGGTTCGGTTGCTCGGGTTTTGTGCAGATGGATATAAGCGAgctttgatttatgaatttttaccAAATGAGTCACTAGACAAGTTCATATTTTCAGCATTTGGCAATAATTATTCTCTAGGTTGGCATAAGCTTCAAGATATTGCTATTGGCATAGCTAAAGGTATTGAGTATCTTCACCAAGGTTGTGATCAAAGAATCCTTCATTTGGATATCAAACCTCATAATATTTTGCTTGATCATAACTTTAATCCGAAGATTTCTGATTTTGGTTTAGCCAAATTATGCTCTAAGGAGCAAAGTGCAGTATCTATGACAGCAGCAAGGGGGACCATGGGTTATATTGCACCAGAAATGTTATCAAGAAATTTTGGGAATGTGTCTTCTAAGTcagatgtttatagttttggtaTGTTGTTGATTGAAATGGTAGGGGGAAGGAAGAATATTGATGCTACAGTAGAAAATACTAGTCAAGCATACTTCCCAGAATGGCTCTATAATCATTTGGATCAAGAGCAAGAGGTACACATCCGAATTGAGGACGAAAGTGATATTAAAATAGCAAAGAAACTAAGCATCATAGGGCTTTGGTGTATCCAATGGTATCCAATAGATCGTCCTTCCATGAAAATTGTGGTTGGAATGTTGGAAGGAGAAGAAGGCAATTTAGTTATGCCTCCTAATCCTTTTACCTCTATGGGACAAACAAGGACAAGTGTTAGAAGACGCAAAACATCTATCCAACCAGAGTTGACAGTCATATCAGAAATAGAATAA